One region of Sulfuriroseicoccus oceanibius genomic DNA includes:
- a CDS encoding zinc ribbon domain-containing protein — translation MAGENPEVSDVPNDDDSVTDESPVAVEPHAVPPPLPGKRGVAVVSLDRHACPKCGGKAEWSASKQMLTCPYCGTNFPREEAGDDALPALNEIEERDLLAELGRLDGSSDEWVKTTRRVQCKSCHAVLVRSSEMVAQHCDFCGAPELLDYEDIDAPIKPWAVLPAKVSQEQAYHTIKGFLASRWFAPSDLKRRNFMDRFHRVYLPYWTFDAAADCPWTADSGTYYWETEYYTDANGKRQSRQVRKTRWRPASGRISTAFDDVTVRGSRGTDPKLLDQVEPFPTDELVGYETRYVSGWQVEHYQVPLKDAAVQGRQQMHAMLERMCGRDVPGDTYRNLRIQPSYSDQTFKHILLPVWLASYRFRGKNRQAIVNAYTGTGAADYPLSPWKITFVVLAILAVIVLFMVLSQ, via the coding sequence GTGGCAGGTGAAAACCCAGAGGTAAGCGACGTGCCGAATGATGACGACTCGGTGACCGACGAGTCGCCCGTCGCCGTCGAGCCGCATGCCGTGCCCCCACCGCTTCCCGGTAAGCGTGGGGTGGCGGTGGTCTCGCTCGACCGCCATGCCTGCCCGAAATGCGGTGGCAAGGCGGAGTGGAGCGCTTCCAAGCAGATGCTGACCTGCCCGTATTGCGGGACGAACTTTCCGCGTGAGGAGGCGGGGGACGATGCGTTGCCCGCTCTCAATGAGATCGAGGAACGCGACTTGCTCGCCGAGCTCGGGCGGTTGGATGGATCGTCCGATGAATGGGTCAAAACCACGCGCCGCGTGCAGTGCAAGAGTTGCCACGCCGTGTTGGTGCGGTCATCGGAAATGGTGGCGCAGCATTGTGATTTCTGCGGCGCTCCCGAGTTGCTCGACTACGAGGATATTGACGCGCCGATCAAACCGTGGGCAGTGCTGCCGGCGAAGGTGAGCCAGGAACAGGCGTACCACACGATCAAAGGGTTTCTCGCGTCACGCTGGTTTGCGCCGAGCGACCTCAAGCGGCGCAATTTCATGGATCGTTTCCACCGCGTCTACCTGCCGTATTGGACATTCGATGCGGCGGCGGACTGCCCGTGGACGGCCGATTCCGGCACGTACTACTGGGAGACCGAGTATTACACTGATGCCAACGGAAAGCGCCAGTCGCGCCAAGTGCGCAAGACCCGCTGGCGTCCGGCATCGGGGCGAATATCCACTGCCTTTGATGACGTCACCGTGCGTGGGTCGCGCGGCACGGACCCGAAGCTGCTCGACCAAGTGGAACCATTTCCTACCGATGAGCTGGTCGGGTATGAAACCCGCTACGTCTCGGGGTGGCAGGTGGAGCATTACCAAGTGCCGCTGAAAGATGCGGCGGTGCAAGGGCGCCAGCAGATGCACGCTATGTTGGAACGCATGTGCGGCCGTGACGTCCCGGGCGACACCTATCGCAATTTGCGGATCCAACCGAGCTACAGCGACCAAACATTTAAGCATATTCTCCTGCCGGTGTGGCTGGCGTCGTACCGATTCCGCGGCAAGAACCGTCAGGCCATCGTGAATGCCTACACCGGCACCGGTGCCGCCGATTACCCGCTCAGTCCGTGGAAAATCACCTTTGTCGTGTTGGCGATCCTTGCCGTGATCGTCTTGTTCATGGTGTTGTCTCAGTAG
- a CDS encoding SPFH and helix-turn-helix domain-containing protein produces MGLMDFIKGELLEIIEWQDDSRDTIAWRFPDDDKAIKNGAQLIVRESQTAQFVYLGQFGDTFGPGKHSLETDNIPVLTRLKGWKYGFQSPFKADVYYVNTRLFTGNKWGTSNPIMLRDPDFGIVRARAFGTYDFRVVNVQTFLKEVAGSDHDFRVDEFGDAMRSRIVSVFSDALASANVPMLDVATRYTDLGDALLPLINPVLSTKYGIEIASFIVENVSVPPEVEEAIDKRSAMSAIGDLNSYIKYQMGQGMASGEGGGAGGAGAATELAVGFSIAQELMKQSGVAGGGMTNPLGAGAVAAGAAAATPAAPVGGGLPQLMNPAEVSQVLGVSEDDVMAEIQAGNLSAKKIGSSYRISRSALDAFLAE; encoded by the coding sequence ATGGGACTCATGGACTTTATCAAAGGAGAGTTGCTCGAAATCATCGAGTGGCAGGACGACAGCCGGGACACCATCGCATGGCGCTTTCCGGATGATGACAAAGCGATCAAGAACGGCGCACAGCTGATTGTTCGCGAAAGCCAGACCGCTCAGTTTGTCTACCTAGGGCAGTTTGGTGACACCTTCGGGCCGGGCAAGCATTCGCTCGAAACGGATAACATTCCGGTGCTGACCCGCCTCAAGGGCTGGAAGTATGGGTTCCAGAGTCCCTTCAAGGCCGACGTCTATTACGTCAACACGCGGCTCTTTACCGGCAACAAATGGGGGACGTCCAACCCAATCATGCTGCGTGATCCGGACTTTGGTATTGTCCGTGCCCGTGCGTTCGGAACGTACGACTTCCGCGTGGTCAATGTGCAAACCTTCCTCAAGGAGGTGGCCGGAAGCGACCACGATTTCCGTGTCGATGAGTTTGGTGATGCGATGCGTTCGCGCATTGTCAGTGTGTTCTCCGATGCGCTGGCGTCGGCAAATGTGCCGATGCTCGATGTGGCGACCCGTTACACCGATCTTGGTGATGCGTTGTTGCCGTTGATCAACCCGGTGCTGAGCACCAAATACGGTATCGAGATCGCGTCGTTCATTGTTGAGAACGTATCGGTTCCGCCGGAAGTCGAAGAAGCGATCGACAAGCGCTCCGCGATGTCGGCTATTGGCGACCTCAATTCCTACATCAAGTACCAGATGGGCCAGGGCATGGCGTCTGGCGAGGGTGGCGGTGCCGGTGGTGCTGGAGCTGCCACTGAGTTGGCGGTTGGGTTCTCGATTGCCCAGGAGTTGATGAAGCAATCCGGCGTGGCTGGAGGCGGCATGACCAACCCGCTCGGGGCTGGTGCGGTGGCTGCCGGTGCGGCAGCAGCGACTCCCGCAGCACCAGTCGGCGGAGGTTTGCCTCAGCTGATGAACCCAGCGGAAGTTTCGCAGGTTCTCGGGGTGTCGGAAGACGATGTGATGGCTGAGATTCAGGCCGGCAATTTGTCGGCTAAGAAGATCGGATCGAGCTATCGGATTTCCCGCAGCGCCTTGGATGCCTTCCTGGCTGAATAG
- the glgB gene encoding 1,4-alpha-glucan branching protein GlgB — MQPTNSQNAPAPHTQAVALLQGNHSDPFGYLGIHRNESDTGFVVRACRPDAAAIDLIVLDEDGSEKLRAPMERIHEGGVFAHSFEWEGETKPRYSFEIDFGTSKWTTADPYSFDLIIGEQDCYFWGEGTHYDAYKTLGAHPRTIDGIEGTAFAVWAPNARRVSVVGDFNRWDGRTHIMRKRIEAGVWELFIPGVTEGDHYKFEVVGDHGELTLKTDPFALRTQWGQKTAALVHSLDHYTWNDQEWMERRASADPYHSAMSVYEVHLGSWARVTEDGNRWLTYRELADQLLDHVEKLNFTHIELMPITEFPFDGSWGYQVTGYFSPTSRYGDPDDFRYLVDQAHQRGIGVILDWVPAHFPKDDHGLGRFDGTALFEHADPRQGEHKDWGTYIFNFDRNEVRNFLIASALLWMREYHIDGLRVDAVASMLYLDYSREAHEWVPNKHGGRENLGAIQFMRQLNEAVYGSCPGAMVIAEESTAWGGVSRPTSAGGLGFGFKWNMGWMNDTLTYMEREPVHRQYHHGEATFSMVYAYDENFMLVLSHDEVVHGKGSLINKMPGDRWQKFANLRMLYGWMWAHPGKKLIFMGDEIAQWDEWNYHRSIDWHLRIGAEHSGMERLVSDLNAVYRDIPALNDLDHEPGGFSWLDHDDAASSTFTFFRRSRDGDVVLVAVNATPVARHGYRIGAPTAGTYHEIINTDADIYAGSNVTNQGDRHTEQIGWQHQAQSLVIDIPPLGVTMLRLKR, encoded by the coding sequence ATGCAGCCTACCAACTCCCAAAACGCACCAGCCCCTCATACACAAGCCGTTGCCCTGTTACAAGGCAACCACAGCGACCCATTTGGCTACCTCGGCATCCATCGCAACGAATCCGACACCGGCTTCGTCGTACGTGCCTGCCGCCCGGACGCAGCAGCCATTGATCTGATCGTTCTGGATGAGGACGGCAGCGAAAAGCTTCGCGCCCCGATGGAGCGGATCCACGAAGGTGGTGTGTTCGCCCACAGCTTCGAGTGGGAAGGCGAGACAAAACCACGCTACTCCTTCGAGATCGATTTCGGCACGTCCAAATGGACCACCGCCGACCCCTACTCGTTTGACCTCATTATCGGTGAACAGGATTGCTACTTCTGGGGAGAAGGCACGCACTACGACGCCTACAAAACGCTCGGCGCCCACCCACGCACGATCGACGGCATCGAGGGCACTGCCTTCGCCGTGTGGGCCCCGAATGCACGCCGAGTGAGCGTCGTCGGCGATTTCAACCGCTGGGACGGCCGCACCCACATCATGCGTAAGCGCATCGAAGCCGGTGTGTGGGAATTGTTCATCCCGGGCGTCACAGAGGGCGACCACTACAAGTTTGAAGTCGTCGGTGACCACGGCGAACTCACGTTGAAGACCGATCCGTTCGCCCTGCGCACGCAATGGGGGCAAAAGACCGCCGCACTCGTCCATAGCCTCGACCACTACACGTGGAACGACCAGGAATGGATGGAGCGCCGCGCTTCAGCGGATCCGTACCATTCTGCGATGTCGGTTTACGAAGTCCACCTCGGCTCGTGGGCTCGCGTGACCGAGGACGGCAACCGCTGGCTCACCTATCGTGAACTGGCAGACCAACTGCTCGACCACGTGGAGAAGCTAAATTTCACCCACATCGAGCTGATGCCGATCACCGAGTTCCCGTTCGACGGCTCGTGGGGGTACCAGGTGACCGGATATTTCTCGCCTACCTCGCGCTACGGTGATCCGGACGACTTCCGTTATCTCGTCGACCAGGCGCACCAGCGCGGGATCGGTGTGATCCTCGACTGGGTGCCGGCACACTTCCCGAAAGACGACCACGGTCTCGGCCGCTTCGATGGCACCGCGTTGTTCGAGCATGCCGACCCACGCCAGGGCGAGCACAAGGACTGGGGGACGTACATTTTCAACTTCGACCGCAACGAGGTGCGCAACTTCCTCATCGCATCGGCGCTGCTGTGGATGCGCGAATACCATATCGACGGCCTGCGCGTGGACGCCGTGGCCTCGATGCTCTACCTCGACTACTCGCGTGAAGCGCACGAATGGGTGCCGAACAAACACGGCGGACGCGAAAACCTCGGCGCCATTCAGTTCATGCGCCAGCTCAACGAAGCCGTCTACGGCAGCTGCCCGGGAGCGATGGTCATTGCCGAGGAATCCACCGCATGGGGCGGCGTCTCGCGCCCGACATCAGCGGGTGGCCTTGGCTTCGGCTTCAAATGGAACATGGGCTGGATGAACGACACGCTCACCTACATGGAGCGCGAACCCGTTCACCGCCAATACCACCACGGCGAGGCCACGTTTTCGATGGTTTACGCCTACGACGAAAACTTCATGCTCGTACTCAGCCACGACGAAGTGGTGCATGGCAAGGGCTCGCTGATCAACAAAATGCCGGGCGACCGCTGGCAGAAGTTTGCCAACCTGCGCATGCTCTACGGCTGGATGTGGGCGCATCCGGGCAAGAAGCTCATCTTCATGGGAGACGAAATCGCCCAGTGGGACGAGTGGAACTACCACCGCAGCATCGACTGGCATTTGCGCATCGGAGCGGAACACAGCGGCATGGAGCGACTGGTCTCCGACCTCAACGCCGTCTACCGCGACATCCCGGCACTCAACGACCTCGACCACGAGCCCGGTGGGTTCAGCTGGCTCGACCACGATGACGCTGCTTCCTCGACCTTTACGTTTTTCCGCCGCTCGCGCGACGGCGATGTCGTGCTGGTCGCGGTGAATGCCACACCGGTCGCCCGCCACGGCTACCGCATCGGCGCACCGACCGCCGGCACCTACCACGAAATCATCAACACAGACGCCGACATCTACGCCGGCAGCAATGTGACCAACCAGGGCGACCGCCACACCGAGCAGATCGGCTGGCAACATCAAGCCCAGTCGCTGGTGATCGATATCCCACCACTTGGCGTGACGATGCTGCGCCTGAAGCGATAG